A DNA window from Ostrea edulis chromosome 5, xbOstEdul1.1, whole genome shotgun sequence contains the following coding sequences:
- the LOC125652755 gene encoding dnaJ homolog subfamily C member 17-like, with the protein MSGGPGDILKLDLYEILGVKEDATEKEIVKSYRKQALKCHPDKNPDDPKAAELFHQLAKALEILTDAAARAAYDKAQKAKKAAEARHKELDSKRKKLKEDLEGREKSANIKTETDLILKRNLQAEIDRLRKEGSQLLEQEQERLKEEIREGQKRLEPEEEKDDNNSIPNTPKLKVKWKCKKNDETNGGYGSENLTNLFNKYGDILNLIMSKKKGGSAIVEFASWKDAENAKELEKGLLSNPLSLSWILPPPEKTQPPGDLNTHLGPQYVAASFASNDFSSYNASATTSARDFESLVLHKLRQAEERKRLIEEMQREDEEI; encoded by the exons atgtctGGAGGTCCTGGTGATATCCTTAAATTAGATCTGTATGAAATCCTTGGTGTAAAAGAGGATGCCACTGAAAAAGAG ATAGTGAAGTCTTACAGAAAGCAGGCTTTGAAATGCCATCCAGATAAAAACCCAGATGATCCTAAAGCAG CTGAGCTGTTTCACCAGCTGGCCAAAGCACTTGAAATATTAACAGATGCAGCTGCAAGG GCAGCATATGATAAAGCACAGAAAGCTAAAAAAGCAGCAGAAGCACGGCACAAGGAACTTGACAGCAAACGCAAAAAGTTAAAAGAAG ATCTTGAGGGTAGAGAAAAATCTGCAAATATCAAAACAGAAACagatttgatattgaaaagaaacCTACAAGCCGAG ATTGATAGATTACGTAAAGAGGGCTCACAACTTTTGGAGCAAGAGCAGGAAAGATTGAAGGAAGAGATTAGGGAAGGTCAGAAAAGATTGGAACCAGAAGAGGAGAAAGATGATAATAACAGTATTCCTAACACACCAAAACTAAAG GTGAAATGGAAGTGTAAAAAGAATGATGAAACAAATGGAGGATATGGCTCTGAAAATCTGACAAATCTTTTCAATAAG TATGGGGATATCCTGAATCTTATTATGTCCAAGAAGAAAGGAGGAAGTGCCATAGTAGAGTTTGCTTCCTGGAAAGATGCA GAAAATGCCAAAGAACTTGAGAAAGGTTTACTGAGCAATCCTCTATCATTGTCATGGATACTGCCTCCTCCAGAGAAAACACAGCCACCGGGAGACTTAAACACACACTTAGGGCCACAATATGTAGCTGCCAGTTTTGCAAGT AATGACTTCTCATCCTACAATGCAAGTGCCACAACAAGTGCACGAGACTTTGAGAGTTTAGTCTTGCATAAACTCAGGCAGGCAGAGGAGAGGAAGAGATTGATTGAAGAAATGCAGAGAGAAGATGAAGAGATATGA
- the LOC125652750 gene encoding uncharacterized protein LOC125652750 — protein sequence MNSLHRLRQFLCVRKYLNHQGLRKRCLHASRFSIQVPCSNVAELILKDFGKFSNRTALIDGQSGKTISYSELEYDVIRYAELFRKSGIRKGEVVCICGTNTAEFAQVFLAATGIGAAVTIANGQLTSRELADQLEISKAKFIFATEDTFIKCQHALASTSHGKHVFHIGKGEMSSLLPNSIPVDRFSFLDDEVGDDDIALVPFSSGTTGLPKGVELTHGNLTAQLSQIRHRTVLALDSGDDVVITMLPMVHIAGLMIGLLNPLAQGVTVVILPKFVPEEFLHSIQKYRGTFSLLAPPVVNFLANDPMVDRYDLSSLRDPYSGASTLGKELTEKMVERLKLDGIRQGYGMSETSPVVMTDPPGNKRYGSIGRPIPATTAKLVDPNSEFDVMNSGEHGEIWVRGPQVMKGYIGQPQSTQSAITEDGWFKTGDVGYFDKDGNYFVVDRIKDIIKYKGYQIAPAYLENILMTHPCVREAAVIGEPAGIYGEVPRAYVIPSSPVSKETLINYVNEQVAPYRRLRGGLVFTDEIPKSPSGKILRRFIQSKQT from the exons ATGAACTCATTACATAGGTTAAGACAATTTCTGTGTGTAAGGAAGTATCTAAACCATCAAGGCCTTCGGAAGCGATGCTTACACGCCTCTCGGTTCTCAATACAAGTCCCCTGTTCCAATGTGGCAGAACTAATACTGAAAGATTTCGGAAAGTTTTCCAACAGAACGGCCCTG ATTGACGGGCAATCGGGTAAAACGATCTCTTACAGCGAGTTGGAATATGACGTCATCAGATATGCAGAATTGTTCCGGAAGTCGGGTATAAGAAAGGGCGAAGTTGTGTGCATCTGTGGAACAAACACAGCGGAATTCGCCCAAGTGTTTTTGGCTGCAACTGGCATTGGTGCCGCTGTTACCATAGCAAATGGACAACTTACATCAC GGGAATTAGCAGACCAGTTAGAGATTTCAAAAGCGAAATTTATATTCGCCACCGAGGACACATTTATCAAATGTCAACATGCACTTGCGTCGACCAGTCATGGCAAG CACGTATTTCATATTGGCAAGGGGGAAATGTCATCCCTGCTACCCAATTCAATCCCTGTCGACAGGTTCTCTTTCCTTGACGATGAAGTCGGGGATGATGATATAGCTCTGGTGCCATTTTCCAGTGGAACAACAGGCTTACCCAAAGGAGTAGAGCTCACACACGGCAATCTGACTGCGCAGCTCAGTCAAATAAG ACACCGTACAGTTCTAGCGTTAGACTCCGGTGATGACGTTGTGATTACGATGTTGCCTATGGTACATATAGCGGGACTGATGATAGGGTTATTGAATCCACTGGCACAGGGCGTTACGGTCGTCATCCTCCCGAAATTCGTACCGGAGGAATTCCTCCACTCTATTCAGAAATACAGG GGAACATTCTCATTACTTGCTCCACCAGTGGTCAACTTTCTGGCCAATGACCCGATGGTGGACAGGTACGATCTGTCTAGTCTACGCGACCCATACAGTGGAGCCTCAACTCTGGGCAAGGAACTGACGGAGAAAATGGTAGAACGGTTGAAATTAGACGGCATCAGACAAG GATATGGGATGTCGGAGACCAGTCCAGTTGTAATGACGGATCCACCAGGAAACAAACGATATGGATCCATTGGTCGACCAATTCCCGCCACCACTGCAAAG CTAGTTGATCCAAATTCGGAATTCGATGTCATGAATTCGGGAGAACATGGAGAAATTTGGGTCAGAGGTCCACAGGTCATGAAAGGCTACATAGGGCAACCACAATCAACACAGAGCGCCATTACAGAGGATGGCTGGTTTAAAACTG GTGATGTTGGTTACTTTGACAAAGACGGAAATTATTTTGTTGTGGACAGGATAAAGGATATCATCAAATACAAAGGATATCAG ATTGCCCCTGCTTATCTGGAGAACATATTGATGACCCACCCCTGCGTGAGAGAGGCGGCGGTCATCGGCGAGCCTGCTGGAATTTACGGGGAGGTTCCCAGGGCATACGTCATCCCTTCATCTCCTGTGTCTAAGGAAACGCTCATCAATTACGTCAATG AACAAGTGGCACCCTACAGACGATTACGGGGAGGATTGGTTTTTACGGATGAGATTCCCAAATCACCCAGTGGAAAAATTCTCAGACGATTCATACAATCCAAACAAACATGA